The Halostagnicola larsenii XH-48 DNA segment ACGATTTACGCGTTCGGCTCGAGCCAGGGCGTCGACGACATCGTCGACGTGATGAAGGGGAACGAACTCTGCGATTCGCTCGGGATGGACACCGTCTCCGCGGGCGTGACGGTCGCTGCGTACCTCGCGAGCGAAGACGAGTTCGGAAACGCTGGCCTGGCACAGCGAGTGACGGAACAAATCGCCTATCGCGACGGAATTGGAGACGCCCTCGCGGAAGGTGTCGCCCGCTGTCACGACGAACTCGGCGTCGAGGACTTCACGGTCAAAGGAATGGAGTTCGCCGCCCACGACGGCCGCGTTCTCCACGGACAGGGACTGTCCTACGCCGTCGCCAACCGCGGTGCCGATCACATGTACGCCGGAATGTTGTCGCTCGAGTACAGCGGACAGCTCGATCCCGAGGGGACGATCGGAAAGGCGGACACGCTCGTCGAACAGGAAAACTTCTCGGCGTTTCGTGATACCGGAATCGTCTGTGCGTTCGGAAGCGAGTACGTTACCGATGAACGACTCGAGACGCTCTTCGACGCATCCTACGACGAGCTCCTCGAGGTCGGGTCACGAACCGTCCAGCTCGAGCGCCATTTCAACAATCGACGCGGAATCGATCACGCGGACGACGAGCTTCCGTACGAAATTCCCGATCTCGATGCGGCCATAGCGGAATACTACGACGCTCGCGGCCTGAACGACGACGGAACCGTTCCCGAGTCAGCGATCGAAACTGCCGCCACCGCGGTACCGTCGACGAACTGACCGTCACCCGAACAACGCGAACTATGAAAGTCGACGTTCACGCCTTCGGGCCGCTTCGGGAGGTTATCGGAGAGAAACGCTATCAGTGCACGCTCGAATCGGATTCGACCGTCGGAGACCTGTTAGACCGATTGTGTGCTGAATTCGACGGGGCTCGAGCAATACTCGGCGAGGCGGACGAGAGAGACACGACAGCCGTTGTCGTCACCATCAACAAACGGAGCACGAAGACGCTCGAGGGACGCGAGACGGTGTTGACAGACGGTGACCTCGTTCGCATTTCACCGCCGATTCACGGCGGGTGAGTAGACGATTCGGGCTGGAAATGGACCACTCCGCCACTGGCGCTACGAATTCGAGTCCGCCTCGATACGAGTCCTGGCCGATCTGACGGCAGTGACGCCGTCGCCAACCGCGGCGGCAACTTCGAGCGGACTTTCCGTTCGAACGTCTCCCGCCGCGTAGATACCCTCGACAGACGTCTCCATGTTCGCGCCCACGATCACGCTCCCGTCGTCGTCGAGATCGACGGTGCCCTCGAGGAATGCGGTGTTCGGAACGGCACCGACGTTGACGTTCACGCCGCCGACTGGCACCGTCCGCTCGTCGTCGGTTTCGTGGTCGTGTACCCGTATCGCATCAACGACGCCGTCTTCACCCTCTATCTCGGTGACCGTCGTCTCGGTGCGGATTTCGAGAGCCTGATTCGATCGAGCGTCCGCCGCGAGCGATTCGTCGGCAGTTAGTTGCGTTGCTTCTTCGATCAACAGGACCTCGGAGGCGTGGTCGGTCAAAAACAGCGCGTCGATGACGGCGTGGTTTCGACCGCCGACGACGGCGATCCGTTCCCCGGCGTAGAGCGGACCGTCGCAGGTCGCACAGTCGAATACGCCTCGTCCCCAGTAGTCCGTTTCTCCGGGGACGCCGAGTCGCTTCGGACTGCTTCCGGACGCGAGTACGACTGCCTTGGCGCTGAACTGATCGTGTTGGGTATGAAGTTCGTGTGGGGAACCGGGTTCGATGGCTTCGACGGCGCCCATCTCGACGTCTGGTTCGTAGGCCTCGGCCGTATTGACGAGTCGCGACCGAAATTCGGTTCCGGCGATCCCGTCCGGGAACCCCGGATAGGATCGAATTTCGTGCCGATTCACGAGTTGTCCGCCGATCGATTCGTTCTCGAAGAACAGCGTGTCGTAGCCTCTTCGTCCCGCGTAGGCGCCTGCGCTGAGACCGGCGGGTCCGGTTCCAACGATCGCGATATCGTAAACCATTGCGTAGCAGTAGATGCTATCTACCCGGTGAAAAACGTTCCCCTGTATTCGGTGCCGACCACTCGCTCACGGCGGTGATCGCCGCCCCGATACCATTTCTTAAGTGCATGGTCCGTGATACTGCATCTGTGCACTAGAATGGTAATTGATAACAGACAGCGAGAGATGACGGAATCGGACGAAGTCTGGGAGTCGACGGTCGAGGGTATTGCGACCGGTATCATCAAAGAGACGGACACACCTATTCCCATGCGCGATGGGTTGGAGTTATCCGGCAACATCTATCGTCCAACAGAACCCGGCGAGAAAACGGGTGAAGTACCCGATGAGTACCCCGTGATCATGGAGTTTACCGGCTGGGGTAAAGACATCTACTGGGGGCAAGCGGAGGAACTGTTCGGCGAGCGATGGCCGGGAACGGGCGTCGGGTACGAGCCGTGGAGCCCGCCGATCGCCCACTCGTGTACGTTCGAATCGGAGAATCACAACTTCTGGGTCCCGCAAGGGTACGTGAACATCGTCGTGGACGGGAGAGGGTTCGGACGATCGCCGGGAGAATTTACCGGATTCGAATCCTGGGGGCGCGACATGTACGACGCCATCGAGTGGGCAGGCCGTCAGGAGTGGAGCAACGGCAACGTCGGACTGAGCGGCGTTTCGATCTGCTCTATCCTCCAGTATTACGCAGCTGCCGAGGATCCGCCTCACTTGAAGGCGATCTGTCCCTGGCAGGGCACCCCGGACGATCTGTACGATCACGGTGGGATCGGTCCGGTTACGTCCCCGACGTCGACCGACGATTTCCCTGTCCCCCACGATCCGGCGTGGGCCGCACCCGAGGAGACGAACCCGCCTACCGGCGACAACAGGCCCGAGGACGAACTATTCGAAGAGATCACACAACCCGCCCTGATTTGCGGCTCGTGGTCGAGTCACGGCCTCTTCAGCCGGGGCGATTTCAGGGCGTTTCGAAACATTGCTTCCGAGCGCAAGTGGCTCTACAACCACGGTCGAGAGAAGTGGGCGACGTTTTACGAAACGGAGGCCCAAGCCTTTCGGAAACGGTTCTTCGATCACTTCTTGAAGGGGACCGATGAGCGAATCCTAACCGAGAGGCCGGTGCGAACGGAAGTACGCGACTCGCTCCGCAGTTGGTCCGTTCGGTCGGAATCGGACTTCCCGCTGCCCGATACGGAGTACCGGACGCTCCACCTCGACGCGACGAACGCCGGACTCACCGAACGAGGGACGCCCGATCGGGAGAGCGCGGTCAGCTACGACTCGAGCACTTCCGACAGCGTAACGTTCGATTTCACGTTCGAGGAGGCGACTTCGTTGGTCGGGTATCAAAGCCTGAAGCTCTGGGTGACACCCGAAGAAGCGCCGGACGCCGACCTCTTCGTCACCGTGCGGAAACTCGACCGGGACGGGAACGAGGTGAAATTCCACGGCTACGCCGCGCCGCTCTATCACCCCGTGGCGCTCGGTTTCCTCCGCCTCTCTCACAAGGGGCTTGATTCGGAGAAATCCACTCGATGGGAACCCATCCTCGAGCAGCGGACGGACCCGGAACCGGTGCGTCCGGGAGAACCCATCGACTGTCGGATCCCGATCCGTCCGTCGGGGACGTTCTATCGAGAAGGGGAAACGCTGCGAGTCGAAATAGCGGGGACCGCATTCGGCCACGAAAACCTGGAAGTGACGTATCCCGCCAGAAACCGAGGGGAAACGGCGCTCGGGTTAGAGACGATCAACGAAGGGGCCCATACGATCCATACGGGTGGGGAGTACGATTCGCATCTCGTGATCCCCGAGGTCCCTCCGGGCCCGGAGAACTGAGGACGGACGTCCGTAAGGTTCAGTGGAGTCGAATAGGTGGACACACAAACACGGCCTCCCGATCAGTGTTCATACGCTACGATGGCGTGTGAATAACTAACGCAACACTGATTACGATCCCATCCAATGGTGAAACGATGAAAGCGGACAGTAGTGTATACCCAGACGGTTTGTTTCGGCTCGAGGAGCCGCACACCCTCGGTGAGATGCGGGCGCAGGTGTATCGCGACAAAGCGAGAGGATTCGACCGATGACGCGGACGGCAGCGGTCGTCGGCGGCGGTCACACTCGCTGGGGCAAACGAGAGGCGACGTGGAAGGATCTCGCACAGGAGGCAGGAAAAGAGGCGTTCGACGACGTTCCCGGCGTCGGTCCCAGCGACATCGAGGGGCTGTTCGTCGGTGCCGTCCAGCCCGAACGGTTCGCCTTCCAATCGCACGTGGCGCCGCTGGTCGCCGAGTTGCTCGGTATCGACGTGGACTCGATGATCGCCCGAACGGAACTGGCCTGCGCGAGCGGACAGGCCGCGCTGCGGTACGCCTGGCTCGCCATCGCCGCCGGGCAGTTAGACACCGCGCTCGTCATCGGGGTGGAAAAGATGAACCTCCCGGACGATCACACCGAGGAGATGCAATCGAGCATGATGAACGTCGTCGATCGGGAGTTCGACGGCGTGAACGGGTTGAACGCGCCCTCGTATTTCTCGCTCATAGCCCAGCGGCATATGCACGAGTACGGGACGACAAAGGAACAGCTCGCCGCAGTGAGTGCGAAAAACAAAACCCACGCAGCGAGCAATCCCTACGCGCAGTTCCAGAAGGAAATCGACGTCGACGACGTGCTTGAGTCCTATCCGGTCGCGCCCCCGCTCAATCTGTTCGACTGCAGCGGGATTACGGACGGGGCAGCGGCGCTCGTTCTCGTAAGCGAAGAGAAAGCTCGAGAACTCACGGACACGGCCGCGTACATCACGGGAAGCGGCCAATCGTGCATGGCGAGCAACTCCATCAACAACCTCCCCTCACTGTCGGCGTGGCCGCAGGCGACCGTCGCAGCCGAACAGGCGTACGAGCAAGCCGGTATCGAAGATCCCGTCGAAGCGCTGGATGTCGCCGAGATCCACGATTGTTTCTCTATCAGCGAGATCGTCGAGTACGAGGATCTCGGGTGGGTCGAAAAGGGCGAGGGTGGACGGTTCGTCGAAGACGGGCGGAGCGCTCTCGACGGCGACATCGCCGTCAATCCCCGCGGGGGATTGCTCGGCTGCGGACACCCGCTCGGTGCGACTGGAATCTCACAGGCGCTGGAGATCTACCGCCAGTTCGCCGGGGACGTACCTGACGCCAGGCAGGTTCCAGACGGTCCGGAGACCGGATTGATTCACAATCTCAGCGGAAGCGCCTCGGTACACAGCGTGATGACGCTCGCGAGGGATCCACAATGAACAACAACACAGATCGACCACGAGACACCGTCGACGTACCGGATCGGATCGAGTTCCCGCGGCTGTTCGACTTCTACGAACTCCAGTCCGAGGACCACACGCGCATCCACGAGTTTTACGACCGCCTTCGTGACGGGTCGCTATCGACGACGACGTGCGAGAACTGCGATGCTCTCCACTTTCCACCCCGCGTGGTTTGTCCGGAGTGTACCAGTGACGACCTTACCTACACGTCGCTCCCGCACGAGGGGACGCTCTTCGCGTTCTCCGTCGTCCGCGGGAGCGCACCCATCGGGATGGCCGAAGACGTTCCGTTCGTCGTCGGGATTATCGATCTCGAGGGCGCAGACGTTCGACTCTCGGCTCGTATCGACGAAGTAGGGTACGACGACCTCAGTATCGGGGACCGCATGAGGTTGAAAGTCGTGGATATCGACGATTCCCGCGACGAAGACCGCGTGTTTTACCGGTTCGAACCTGCACATCGGACGCCAGAGTGACGATACCGAGCGGTTGCTCTCATTGATTTGGATCCAACACCGAAGGAATATCGTCGCCCGATTCTCGATAGCGTTACTGGTCCTGCAAGAAGTCGGGCCACTCCTCCGGGGGCTTCTCGAGGTAATCCGGGCGCTCGTTCAGGTTACCGCCGCCGTCGACCTCGAGTACCGTTCCGTTGACGTAGCCGGCGAGATCGGAGACGAGTAACAGGACGCCGTTCGCAACGTCTTCGGAGGTGACCCCGTGGCCAAGCGGGCCGTTCGGGCCGCCGCCGGGACAGAGCGCGTTCACCCTGACGTCCGGACCGAGGTCCCGGGCCGTGTGCTTCGAGAGGCCGATCAGGCCCCACTTCGAGGCGGTGTAGCTGGCGTTCCCGTGGACGGTGACGTTCCGTCCGGCCATCGAGGAGATGTTGACGATCCGGCCGTGACCGTGCTCGCGCATTTCCGAGGCGACGGCCTTCGAACAGTTGAACGGTCCCGAGAGATTGAGGGAGACGCCGTCGAACCACGTGTCGAAGTCGAGTTCGGTGAAGTGGTCGGTCGTGCTTCCGCCGGCGTTGTTGACGAGGATTTCCACGCCGCCGAACCGTTCGACCGTCGCCTCGACCAGAGCCTCTGCCGACGCCGGATCGGTTACGTCGCAGTCGACAACTTCCGTGTTAATCCCCTCGGTCCGGAGATCTCCGGCCGTTTTTTCGGCCTTTTCGACCTGAACATCGGCTATGACAATGTTGCTGCCGGCCTCGCCGAGCCGCGTGGCGATTTCGCGTCCGAACCCCTGCGCTCCGCCAGTGACGATAGCAGTCTCTCCATCGAGATCGATAGTGACCATGTGTCTGGGTCTCGTGCAACAAGGATAAACGTACCGAATTTTCACTCGAGGAGAGATGACCAGGATGGCTCTACCATCGACGAGCGCTAATGTGTCCCCAACGAATCGGTGCGGCCGGCCATGGAGTTTCCGGTCAGTTAGACGATTCACTACTGACTGGATAGACGGACACCCCGAGTCTGCTAAACGCCTTCAATTCGATTAGGGAGGCGGATCAGCCAGTCCAATACTGATATCCACGATTCCGGTGAGCGTTCCTTCGTCAGACCGATGCTATCTTAGTGCTCTGGCGCTCCGAGCGGATCAGTCACGGACTTCGACGAGGTTCGTCTTGTACTCGTCAGCCGGGAGAGCATCGACATCGACGACCGTCGGGTCGACTCGGACCTTGAGCTGGCCGCGAACGACCTCGACGACTTCGTTAATGAGCTCCGACTCGGCGCGGGTGGTGTCCGGTTCGGCCGCGATCTCGATCGAGATCGGATCCTCGAAGTGGACCTTGTCCTCGTCGGGTACGACGATTCGAACGCGCGGTGGAACACCCTCGACTTCGGAGATGACGTCGCGGATCGCCGTTGGGAAGACGTTCATTCCCTTGTAGATGAGCATATCGTCGGTCCGACCGATACACTGAATCTTCGGGGCAGTCCGACCACAATCACAGTTGGTTCCGGTTACGCGAGCGTAATCGCCCGAGCGGAACCGGACCAGTGGTGTCGCTTCGCGGCGGAGATGGGTATACACGAGTTCTCCCTCCGCACCGGTTTCGAAGGGTTTGGTTTCCCCGCTATCCGGATCGACCAATTCGACGTGTGCGTGCCCTTGCGCGTGGAAGTGCATCCCCGATTCTTCCTCACATTCGGCCCACATACAGCCGATGACGTCACCAAGCCCCATCGCCTCGCGTACCAGGTTCGCGTCCCACGCATCGTAGAACTCGGCTCGAATCTCCGGATTAGAAATCCCGGGGCCACCCCCGCCGATGACCTTCGTCATCGGCAGGTCAGCCGGCGAGACACCACAGACCTCCTCCGCCTGTTCGGTCAAGTACTGAACATGAGAGGTGGTCGTCCAGAGGACGTCCGGATGAACGTCGCTCGCGACTGAAAGCAATCGGTCGGTACTCTCGCCTCCTGCAGGGACGACGTTCGCACCCATCTTCGTCAGTGACTCGAAGTACGGTGTGCCGCCGGTGATCATCGTTTGCCCGGCCCCGAACAGCACCGTATCCGCAGAGCGGACCCCGGTGGTGTAAAACGCGCGTTGCTGTACGGTGTTCCAGTCGCGCCGATCTTTCGACGTGAGCCCGAAATATGTGGGCTTTCCAGTTGTACCGGACGATGAGATGACGCGATTGAGTGCCGAAGTCGGCGCGGTTTGGTGGTCACCGAGTGGTTGTGACGGCGTCTGGGACGCTTGACAGTCACGTTCGTCCTGCTTGGTCATAAACGGGAGTTCAGCGAACTCCTCTAGCGTATCGATTGCTGTGGGATCGACACCCCACTCTTCGAACAGACGCCGATAATAGTTTGATTGTTCGGTGAGATACTCGAGTTGATCAGGGAGAAGACGCTCGTGTTTGGCGAGAATCTCTTCCCACGGTTGGACCTCTATCTGGTCGTAGACATCAACCATGGTGATGTAACTAATCGCCTATCTAATTCAGTCTATCGGTTCAGGCTCTCTTTGGCTAGACGATTACGGACCAAGAAACCGCTCGGCTCGACAAATATCGAAGTATCCGTCACCGATAGTAAGAGTATAACGGTAACACTCCACCGCTGGTTGTCCTCGCGAAGAGCGCAGATACAGTTTACTCCCGTTCTACGGCACAGTCAATTCTCGAATGCGACGATTGTTACTGTACTCGAGCACGGAAACGAGCGTACTATTGAGAACCG contains these protein-coding regions:
- a CDS encoding MoaD/ThiS family protein — translated: MKVDVHAFGPLREVIGEKRYQCTLESDSTVGDLLDRLCAEFDGARAILGEADERDTTAVVVTINKRSTKTLEGRETVLTDGDLVRISPPIHGG
- a CDS encoding NAD(P)/FAD-dependent oxidoreductase, whose protein sequence is MVYDIAIVGTGPAGLSAGAYAGRRGYDTLFFENESIGGQLVNRHEIRSYPGFPDGIAGTEFRSRLVNTAEAYEPDVEMGAVEAIEPGSPHELHTQHDQFSAKAVVLASGSSPKRLGVPGETDYWGRGVFDCATCDGPLYAGERIAVVGGRNHAVIDALFLTDHASEVLLIEEATQLTADESLAADARSNQALEIRTETTVTEIEGEDGVVDAIRVHDHETDDERTVPVGGVNVNVGAVPNTAFLEGTVDLDDDGSVIVGANMETSVEGIYAAGDVRTESPLEVAAAVGDGVTAVRSARTRIEADSNS
- a CDS encoding CocE/NonD family hydrolase, which translates into the protein MTESDEVWESTVEGIATGIIKETDTPIPMRDGLELSGNIYRPTEPGEKTGEVPDEYPVIMEFTGWGKDIYWGQAEELFGERWPGTGVGYEPWSPPIAHSCTFESENHNFWVPQGYVNIVVDGRGFGRSPGEFTGFESWGRDMYDAIEWAGRQEWSNGNVGLSGVSICSILQYYAAAEDPPHLKAICPWQGTPDDLYDHGGIGPVTSPTSTDDFPVPHDPAWAAPEETNPPTGDNRPEDELFEEITQPALICGSWSSHGLFSRGDFRAFRNIASERKWLYNHGREKWATFYETEAQAFRKRFFDHFLKGTDERILTERPVRTEVRDSLRSWSVRSESDFPLPDTEYRTLHLDATNAGLTERGTPDRESAVSYDSSTSDSVTFDFTFEEATSLVGYQSLKLWVTPEEAPDADLFVTVRKLDRDGNEVKFHGYAAPLYHPVALGFLRLSHKGLDSEKSTRWEPILEQRTDPEPVRPGEPIDCRIPIRPSGTFYREGETLRVEIAGTAFGHENLEVTYPARNRGETALGLETINEGAHTIHTGGEYDSHLVIPEVPPGPEN
- a CDS encoding thiolase C-terminal domain-containing protein; protein product: MTRTAAVVGGGHTRWGKREATWKDLAQEAGKEAFDDVPGVGPSDIEGLFVGAVQPERFAFQSHVAPLVAELLGIDVDSMIARTELACASGQAALRYAWLAIAAGQLDTALVIGVEKMNLPDDHTEEMQSSMMNVVDREFDGVNGLNAPSYFSLIAQRHMHEYGTTKEQLAAVSAKNKTHAASNPYAQFQKEIDVDDVLESYPVAPPLNLFDCSGITDGAAALVLVSEEKARELTDTAAYITGSGQSCMASNSINNLPSLSAWPQATVAAEQAYEQAGIEDPVEALDVAEIHDCFSISEIVEYEDLGWVEKGEGGRFVEDGRSALDGDIAVNPRGGLLGCGHPLGATGISQALEIYRQFAGDVPDARQVPDGPETGLIHNLSGSASVHSVMTLARDPQ
- a CDS encoding Zn-ribbon domain-containing OB-fold protein; its protein translation is MNNNTDRPRDTVDVPDRIEFPRLFDFYELQSEDHTRIHEFYDRLRDGSLSTTTCENCDALHFPPRVVCPECTSDDLTYTSLPHEGTLFAFSVVRGSAPIGMAEDVPFVVGIIDLEGADVRLSARIDEVGYDDLSIGDRMRLKVVDIDDSRDEDRVFYRFEPAHRTPE
- a CDS encoding SDR family NAD(P)-dependent oxidoreductase; translation: MVTIDLDGETAIVTGGAQGFGREIATRLGEAGSNIVIADVQVEKAEKTAGDLRTEGINTEVVDCDVTDPASAEALVEATVERFGGVEILVNNAGGSTTDHFTELDFDTWFDGVSLNLSGPFNCSKAVASEMREHGHGRIVNISSMAGRNVTVHGNASYTASKWGLIGLSKHTARDLGPDVRVNALCPGGGPNGPLGHGVTSEDVANGVLLLVSDLAGYVNGTVLEVDGGGNLNERPDYLEKPPEEWPDFLQDQ
- a CDS encoding phenylacetate--CoA ligase family protein: MVDVYDQIEVQPWEEILAKHERLLPDQLEYLTEQSNYYRRLFEEWGVDPTAIDTLEEFAELPFMTKQDERDCQASQTPSQPLGDHQTAPTSALNRVISSSGTTGKPTYFGLTSKDRRDWNTVQQRAFYTTGVRSADTVLFGAGQTMITGGTPYFESLTKMGANVVPAGGESTDRLLSVASDVHPDVLWTTTSHVQYLTEQAEEVCGVSPADLPMTKVIGGGGPGISNPEIRAEFYDAWDANLVREAMGLGDVIGCMWAECEEESGMHFHAQGHAHVELVDPDSGETKPFETGAEGELVYTHLRREATPLVRFRSGDYARVTGTNCDCGRTAPKIQCIGRTDDMLIYKGMNVFPTAIRDVISEVEGVPPRVRIVVPDEDKVHFEDPISIEIAAEPDTTRAESELINEVVEVVRGQLKVRVDPTVVDVDALPADEYKTNLVEVRD